The DNA window ATAAAATACATGACACTCCGAAGAAGGAgaattttaaatcacccatacaCTTTCAAGGGAACGtccagtgtgtgcatgtgtgatggGCTGTCAGTTCAGGAAGGGGCCAGCAAGCCGATAAGCCCTCTTGCTTTAAGGCTACAAGGTATTGGCGAGATTTCCTCCTCACTGCCGGTTAGTAGAGGGGGGTAAAACTGATCTAAGACCAGTGTCCAGAAAAAGAATAGTTTTACCTTTGTAGTAAAGTCCAGAAGATCCATTGAGATTACAGTACCATtcttactccacacacagactaGCAGATGCCTGTATCTACTGCCTGGTAATACATGGCATGTCATTTCTATAAATAAATACTGTTTTGTTGGTGAATTTGGAGCAAAATTGGAGCAAAACATCTTGTCTCATTTGGAGTGCCGTGAAACGACACtatttatttacataaatattcagacccgttgctatGAAACatgaaattgagatcaggtgcatcctgtttccattgatcatccttgagatgtttctacaacttggagtccacctgtggtaaattcaattgaatggacatgatttggaaaggcacaaacctgtctatataaaggtcagacagttgacagtgcatgtcagagcaaaaaccaagccatgaggtcgaaggaattgtcccaagagctccgagacaggattgtgtcgaggcacagagctGGGGAagaaatgtctgcagtattgaaggtccccaagaacacagtggcctccatcattcttaaatggaagaagtttggaaccaccaagactcttcctagagctggctccCCGGaaaaactgagcaatagggggagaagggccttgatcagagaggtgaccaagaaccatatggtcactctgacagagctctagagctcctctgtggagatgggagaaccttccagaaggaccactatctctgtagcactccaccaatcaggcttttatggtagaatggctagatggaagccactcctcagtaaaaggcacatgacagactgcttggagtttgccaaaagacacctaaagactctcagaccatgagaaacaagattctctggtctggtgaaaccaatattgaactctttggcctgaatgccaagcgtcatgtctggaggaaacctggcaccacccctactgtgaagcatggtggtggcagcataattctgtgggatgtttttcagcggcagggactagtaGACTAGTCAggctcgagggaaagatgaacggagcaaagtacagagaaatccttgatgaaaacctgctccagagcgctcaggaccttagactggggtgaagtttcaccttccaacaggacacagccaagacaacacaggactggcttcgggacaagcctctgaatgcccttgagtggcacagccagagcccggactttaacctgatctaacatctctggagagaccggaaaatagctgtgcagcaacactccccatccaacctgactgagcttgagaggatctgcagagaagaatgggagaaactccccaaatacaggtgtgctaagcttatagcgtcatacccaagaagactcgaggctgtaatcgctgccaaaggtgcatcaacaaagtactatgtgaagggtctgaatactaatgtaaattaggtatttacATTTTCtagcatttctaaaaaactgttttttctttgtcattatggggtattgtgatgtcattatggggtattgtgtgaagatttatgaggaaaaaaacaatttaatcaattttagaataaggctgtaacctaacaaaatgtgaaaaaattcaaggggtctgaatactttccgaaggcactgtaattaccagttgtgaagtcgtaTATGCCAGTTGGACGCATTCACATGCTTTGATCTCGagaaacgctgattggctaatggccaacaagttgcgtcaaccataaactaaaagtacagctattaTGCTTGTAAACAAATGAGGGCTCGTAAACTATAGTAATAtatctttttaaataaataatgttttgttgttacaTTTAACTGCCGAAATGCTGCTATCAATAGTAATTTAATTAATAGGTGACGTCAGAGGTCACTTTTTGGAGAGGTGGAAAGTCAGGGATAATAGACGAGTTACCCACTAGTAATTACGACTTGGAGTGGCGTTGAAGTGGATTTtcccagtcgtatgtggtaaacttggttatgaatgcagcatTAGCATCTCATACTGCTTATATTACACCGTCATCTTGTGGCTGGTGTTTAATAAATGCTTTGAAATGTTTTGGGAGTATCCTTTGCTTGAAAGCTGAAGTAGAACAGCTTTTGAGGGGCACCTTGGTGGTGTTTGCTGATCTGTGTATGGCCCGAAGACATTTTGTTCACTTTAAATATTAAAATCATGGAAGCAACTTCCTAATGTGTAAACTATTTCTGTCAGAGCCCTCCAATAGTTTCTAGCATGAAGCTTCGAAGACGAGGGGGAAAACACAAACTGACATTGGTCTCCTCTGAGCCTCACAGACTAAATATGTTTATGGTGCCATCAAAGTTAAGGGTACTCTCAGGACACGCGTGATGGTCAATCTTAGAACAGGTGCAGATATGCCTGCAGTGCAGCGCCACACCACTAGATGGTGGCAGTGTTCAGACATCCAAAGCAACGATGATTATCATTGAAGGCGTTATAGCCATGACAATCAAATAAGTTCCATCAGAGAAGAGCATAAGaaatgtgttatactgtatgacATTAAATGATTAATGTGTATGGCGGTTATCAAAATATTACATCAATCAATGTATTCAGGATTACCATTATATCAAATTGATTTACCCAAGCACTTTTAATTTGGCTTTCTTGCTCACTCAATATAAAACAGTTAAATATGTGTTGAAAATGTACCATAAAAAAGAACATATGCAGCAACACACATTACATAAAAATAcagtgtcattgtttattttgCTGCTTTTAGAAAAGTAAAGAacaacatttataactgttatAGTGTCATTTATCGCTTGCACATGTACAGTCATCTTGCTCTGAATACACATTTTCTTTGAATACAACATTTTCCTGCCACGTTATATTTACAAAAAGAATATTAAACTAGTCAGCTTAACATAATTTGTTTTAAACttagatttaaaaataaaaaataaagcttTCTCTGGCACTTTTCTTCAAAACGTTGTTATTTCCAGTAATAGACCAGAGATGAGTTTTGTCAGAGTTGTGTACTCTGGCCACAGCACAGAAGACCAGTAGTGAGCAGGTCAGAATCTGCCATTTTCCTTTGCAAGTACATAAAGCAGGCAAAACACGTCTTAAAATAAGGCCTTTTTTTTATGTTCCGTCTCTCTTCACAGCATATTACTCATATAAAAATACAACCCCTCCCACCATTACAAGGTAAAGCATGAAAACCTGTCATTTCTCCTAAAGTGTGTATCATCAAGTCTAAGACGCTTTGACCATATCTGTCAATATCATAGGCATTGTTGCTGGAACAACGACAGAGCAGCATGATACAGAGcaaaaccaaaatatacataGCTCTCATATACAGTCTCCAGACTGGCTCAACCTCACCCTGTGTCATCATTCCACCCTACTATAACCCTCCCACAATGAATGAAGCCCAGTTCCATTTAGACAAAGAGATGCTGGTCCTCAGGCATTAGAGCCCTTTTACATCCCTGTATCAGTCCAATCCAGTCCAGTGAAGTCCAGCCCAGCCTTCTGGTTTCAAAGTCTAGGGCATCAATACCAAGGGCTCTGGGCCCCATGTCTGAAGCCATAGAAGTAGAATACTAAGTTTTATGACAGCCTTCAACCTCAGTGGTCCCCACAGCTTTTCCCCTCTCACTCCAGCAGGCCCTCCTCTCTGCAGGCatctaggggaggagaggacagacatgTGAGAACACAAAAACACATCCCACTAGTCCGGTCTCAGATCTTATTGTGCTGTATAGACAACTCTTATGGTTGTTGTTATGGCATAGCAATGACAATAGGTGTTGCctatacagcaccaacagatctgggaccagactaatgCCCAACATAACAATAGTAGTCTTCTTTGCTTCAGGGAGAGAGTTGTGCAAGATGCTCCATGTTTCTTTCTCATCACGTCTCACATCTGAGTTGATGATGAGCCTTGCTCACTGTATTTTTCATTCTGGGAACTGATGCACCAGCAAATTCCAAATGCATTATGGCTGCAGCAGCAAATGCATTTCCTTCCAAAGCACAGAAATGCAAACACTTTATCTTACATCAATTATCATTCTTCTTTATTATTTGAAACTATAAGCAGACAAAATACCAAGACAACAGAGGAGCCCCCCCCACACTGctactactctgttattatctatgcatagccactctaataactctacctacatgtacataattacctcaattaccttgacaccggtgtccccacacattgactctgtaccggtacccctgtatatagcctccacattgactctgtaccggtaccccctgtttatagcctccacattgactctgtaccggtaacccttctttatagcctccacattgactctgtaccggtaccccctgtttatagcctccacattgactctgtaccggtaacccttgtttatagcctccacattgactctgtaccggtaccccctgtatatagcctccacattgactctgtaccggtaccccctgtatatagcctccacattgactctgtaccggtaccccctgtatatagcctccacattgactctgtaccggtaccccctgtatatagcctccacattgactctgtactggtaccccctgtatatagcctccacattgactctgtaccggtaccccctgtatatagcctccacattgactctgtactggtaccccctgtatatagcctccacattgactctgtactggtactccctgtatatagcctccacattgactctgtactggtaccccctgtatatagcctccacattgactctgtactggtaccccctgtatatatcctccacattgtactggtaccccctgtatatagcctccacattgactctgtactggtaccccctgtatatatcctccacattgactctgtaccggtaccccctgtatatagcctccacattgactctgtactggtaccccctgtatatagcctccacattgactctgtactggtaccccctgtatatagcctccacattgactctgtactggtaccccctgtatatagcctccacattgactctgtactggtaccccctgtatatagcctccacattgactctgtactggtactccctgtatatagcctccacattgactctgtactggtaccccctgtatatagcctccacattgactctgtactggtaccccctgtatatagcctccacattgactctgtactggtactccctgtatatagcctccacattgactctgtactggtaccccctgtatatagcctccacattgactctgtactggtaccccctgtatatagcctccacattgactctgtactggtaccccctgtatatagcctccacattgactctgtactggtaccccctgtatatatcctccacattgactctgtactggtaccccctgtatatagcctccacattgactctgtactggtaccccctgtatatagcctccacattgactctgtaccggtacgccctgtatatagcctccacattgactctgtaccggtaccccctgtatatagcctccacattgactctgtactggtaccccctgtatatatcctccacattgactctgtactggtaccccctgtatatagcctccacattgactctgtactggtaccccctgtatatagcctccacattgactctgtactggtactccctgtatatagcctccacattgactctgtactggtaccccctgtatatatcctccacattgactctgtactggtaccccctgtatatagcctccacattgactctgtactggtaccccctgtatatagcctccacattgactctgtactggtactccctgtatatagcctccacattgactctgtaccggtaccccctgtatatatcctccacattgtactggtaccccctgtatatagcctccacattgactctgtaccggtaccccctgtatatagcctccacattgactctgtactggtaccccctgtatatagcctccacattgactctgtactggtactccctgtaaatagccccgctattgttgtttactgctgctctttaattatttgttattcttatctcttacttttttggggggtattttcttaaaactgcattgatggttaagggcttgtaagtaagcatttcactgtaaggtctacacgtgttgtattcggcgcatatgacaaatacaatttgatttgattttaatctGAGGGTAGGAGGAAAGGACAGGACATGGCCCAGAGtcaagacacagacacacagccaagcCCATACTACACCATAACGAGTTGGCAATACAGGACAGCTCACGAGCACAGGCACGTGCCATCCACATGTGTGTGCCAACCAGCAAGGACCAGAGTTTGTGTTTGTGTCCTACCTGTGTGAGAGGTACAGGGCGGGACAGGACAGGgtggggaggtagggagggagctCAGGGTCCAGGTGTAGGACGAGGGTAGTTAGGAATGCTGAGCGTCTATACCTGCTGGGCTGAGCACCAGGGCCTGCAGGATGTCAGACAGGGAGATGATGCCCTCGATGGCCGAGCGATCATCCACCACCACCAACCGATGGAcctgacacacgcacacaagcacgcacacacacacacacacaaagttagagagaaagagaaaaagagaggaagagaggcgtGTGTGTTAGAACTCACCTCCGCTTTGACAATCCTGTCCACGATGGTCTCCAGTGTGTCCAGCTTGTGGCACTGCATGACCCCCTCGAAGTACTGCCAGCGATGCCTCAGGGCCTGGGTCACGGTGACGTCTAGGTTATTATAGGTCTTCTCTGCTGCCAGGTTCTACACACATGATACATAGACACACTCATATGGATGTATTTTAGAAGGAAAATATTCACAATATATTGTTAAGAGGGAAGTCACGCGATTACCAAGCTGTATTAACATCATCAATATTTAGTAAACCACCACTTACTATGACATCAAATTTGGAGTAAATATCCACCACTTTCCCTGTGAGGAGATTGAAAAATAACCATTAGGCTTCACCACGAGAGTTAAACTGAATCTAAAATCAATGGATCAATCAAATGACCCTTTAAAGCATCTTTGACCAACAGTTGTCTCAAGGTGTTTTACAGTAACATGTACCAGATACGTCCACCACAGGCAGGGCAGACACCCTCCTCTCTACAAAGATCTGCAGGGCCTTGATGATGGGCGTGTCAGGGTGGATGAAGGCTATGTTCTTGTAGGTGCCGATGCCCAGCTCTCCCAGGGTCTGCTTCATAAAGGCTGGCTTGGGCATCTCGCGCACCTGGAACAACAcaacacagcgagagagacactTTCGGTTTCTCTTCTCACCTTCTCCAACTCCAAGGGCAGTGTTCAAGTAAAACAGTTGTCAGTTTATTGTTTCAAGAAAGACAGTTTTTCTTATATTCTTCCCCAATGGGACTAGTGTGTATTATCATAAAACCTAACGTCAGGTTGTCAGTAATGGTTTTAGACTTACAAAGAGCTGGAGGAACTTGAGGATCCTCTTGTGCGTGAGGATGTAAAGTGGGTTTCCCGTAACAGGGTCGATGACAGGCAGACGGTGGATCTTGTTTTTGATGAGGGAATACACTGCATCAAATATGCTTCAAAGACAGAGACAAAAACGCACATTAAAAGAAAATGCGGGCGTTTTCTTTGCAGGTATGTATATTCAAACCACATACATGGCAAACAGTCATACACACATTCACAACTGTATAATAGCCATTGTTATGCAGCAACACCTTACCTTGATTCAGGTGATATGTTCACTAAAGGTTTGAATGTCTCTTGCAAATATACTTCTGTGGAAAGGGAAAACGATGCGAGTTCAATGTTCGGTACACGTCATTTCATGTCATAATATAAACCAGAGCTTGTTACATACCTCTCCACGTCTCAAGCTTATGATCTTCCAACTCATATATTTGCACCTATAAAACAACACAACTATATTAATATCTACAAAAACACAGTACAGAAATCCATCATCGGTTTCACATGTCGAACAAACATAACGCACATGGTTTTGTCCACTCAAACTTACCAACGGTGACTTGTAGTATCTGTGTAGTATGATGATGAAGTCTGTGATTGTCAACATTCCTGAAATGAGAAGAGATGTATGCCTTCATAATGACTAGCAGTTGTCATGAAGCTGTTGTGAAGCATTAGGTTGCTAACGGACTTCATGTCAACAAATCACGCTCGACTGGCCATGACTCATAACAAAACTGActctgggtcgttccaccaaaTGAGTGTACCTTTTGGGTAATATAGCTTCATCTAAATAATAAATAGTTCACCAATTCtgtacattctgtcataaagagcacacgTACAACTTCATTAAAAAACACGTTTTCCCATCTCAACAGGGTAAATaaaaatgactatagtaagtgcctaagTTTCAAATAAAGTATTcgggttgacgatttcatcttaaatcagccatgagTCCCCtcgtgacagggggaatggaagcttgttatGTACAACAGGGATgggcaattgaatgcaaaatTAAAAGAAATGTATTGATAAAACATGTGTGGCCTGTCTAGCTATGGGTAACAAGGAGTTGATGTGTTGTGCTCGACCCATTCAGTTttacaccacaaaacaccagaaaatggccaaaaagagtagaaccagctcaccggCTTTTACACTTTagtttgactattagatgttcaacgtttcttttgaaaaaaagattttaaaaaggaataatttcaccatattaaaaagagagttcagttcacgtaacagggttgactttaaaatgagggacagacgttTCATGTGATTAGAtcaatcactaatcacatgacataaataataataatctgcaGAAATGACATTTTCAAGCAACATAATAACTAAGGCTTTAGAGTGATGGTGAAAAGTTGGAGAAATTTGGGGGTTAAGTGGGTAAAACTCTTCATAGAAGTCCCAGAGTGTGCACAGAGGGACATGCCAAAATTGCAATTTAGCAAGTTTTATTGAATTTGGTTAATGTGGTCTAAATTCATGTGgtctataaatcaaatcaaataaaactttatttgtctcGTACACAtaattagcagatgttatcgcaggtgcagcgaaatgcttatgtttctagctccaacaatgcagtatacATTGTTATGcataacaatacaaaacaatacacacaaactcCAACAATTTAAGAAAGAAACTAATAAATATCAGaaagagcaatgtcagagtccagaatatatatatatatacacatacacacatacatacatacatacatacatacatacatacatacatacatacatacatacatacatacatacatacatacatacatacatacatacatacatatatcagtcaaaagtttggacacacctactcgttcaagagtttttctttatttttactattttctacattgtagaataatagtgaatacatcaaaactatgaaataacacatatggaatcatgtagtaaccaaaaaagtgttaaccaaatctaaatatattttagattttggattcttcaaagtagccaccctttgccttgatgacagctttgcacactcttggcattctctcaaccagcttcatgaggaatgcttttccaacagtcttgaaggagttcccacatatgctgagcacttgttggctgcttttcattcactctgcggtccaacgcatcccaaaccatctcatttgggatgaggtcggatgattgtggaggccaggtcatctgatgcagcactccatcactctctttcttggtcaaatagcccttatacagcctggaggtgtgttgggtcattgtcaaatcaaatcaaagtgtatttgtcacatgcgccgaatacaacaggtgtagaccttacagtgaaatgcttacttaccactaaccaatagtgcaaaaaaggtattaggtgaacaatatgtaagtaaagaaaaaaagagtgaaaaacagtagtgaggctatatacagtagcgaggctacatacagacactggttagtcaagctgattgaggtggtatgtacatgtagatatggttaaagtgactatgcatatatgatgaacagagagtagcagtagcgtaaagaggggttggcaggtggtgggtggcaggacacaatgcagataggcCGATTAGCCAATgtacgggagcactggttggtcggcccaattgaggtagtatgtacatgaatgtatagctaaagtgactatgcatatatgattaacagagagtagcagcagtgtaaaagaggggttggggggcacacaatgcaaatagtccaggtagccatttggttacctgttcaggagtattatggcttgggggtaaaaactgttgagaagcctttttgtcctagacttggcactccggtaccgcttgccatgcggtagtagagaacagtctatgactttttcctactgaaaaacaaatgatagtcccactaagcgaaaaccagatgggatggcgtatcgctgcagaatgctgtggtagccatgctggttaagtgcaccttgaattctaaataaatcactgacagtgtcaccagcaaagcaccctcacgccaccacctccatgcttcacagtgggaaccacacatgcggcgaacatccattcacccacaccgcgtctcacaaagacacggcggttggaagcaaaaaaaatctcaatgtacattgctcgtgtttcatggcccaagcaagtctcttcttcttattggtgtcctttagtagtgttttttttgcagcaattcggccatgaaggcctgattcacacagtctcctctgaacagttgatgttgagatgtgtctgttacttgaactctgtgaagctattatttgggctgcaatttctgaggctggtagctctaatgaacgtatcctctgaagcagaggtaactctgggtcttcctttcctgtggcggtcctcatgagagccagtttcatcatagcgcttaatggtttttgcgattgcactgaagaaactttcaaagttcttgaaatgttcaggattgactgaccttcatgtcttaaagtaaggatggacagtggtttctatttgcttatttgagctgtttttgccataatatggacttggtcttttaccaaatagggctatcttctgtataccacccctaccttgtcacaacacaactgattggctcaaacgcaataaggaaataaattccacaaatgaacttttatcaaggcacacctgttaattgaaatgcattccaggtgacttccttatgacgctggttgagagcatgcaaagctgtcatcaatgcaaagggtggctactttgaagaatctcaaatacaaaatatattttgatttgtttaacacttttttgcttactacatgattccatatgaattatttcatagttttgatgtcttcactattattcaacaatgtagaaaatagtacaaataaagaaaaacccttgaatgagtaggtgtgtccaaacttttgactggtactataatatatatatatatatatatatatatatatatatatatatatatatatatatatatagtaccagtatATAAACTAGGAATTCAGTTGGCGTCTCAacttgagagttagaatagtagaatacacaaggtgcaatttcaaaacttggttgtgcatcatcagttttcctcttgttgcgtcactcactgacagtcactcaattagcccatgtcagctaacatgttTTAGATCGGTAAATTAGTCTAGTGAGTCTAGCCAGCCATCTAAACGTGTAGTAATCATGGACGAATTACCGACAGGGCCTGCAGGGACcctattgattttgttagtcactctcactcagataagtcatggcaatatgtgtagaattgtaggaaattagctgtaaaactgcaacaacaaaaacgtTTTTAATTCCGGTGCTGAGTTAATGTGAGTTAATGTGTAGTGGCTAACTGTATAGCTAACAGGCTATGTGTTTATAGATCGACTGAGGTGAACGAAGCTACAGCAACCAATGTGATAATGGCTGGGGttttgcttgtttttgctgttctttgaattagcattttagagtttttaaattgtatagaaATGCATTAAAATGAGTTTCAGCTTTCTTCCCGGGCCTGACTAAATCTCAGACCCTGGCTACGGCCCTGATACGCATTCATTGGTGGATATAGGTGTTTGCATCAGTGAATGCATTAAGCGTGAATGCATTTCATGTGAACGTGTGTCATACACAAAAGGTGTTTCTTACCCACAAAACACTGCCTCTCTGAGTCCCACAGTGGAGCAGCACGCACCCCATTGGCCACTAAGGCAAAGAAAGCCTTCTTCACCTGTGAGAAAAGACCACAATCATACACAAAAACACATGGATGGCAAGTTTCTGAAGGTGGTATTGTACATATTGTACAAATGTGGAAGTGTTCCgttgaaatccaaataaaacaCTACAGCATTCTGGTTTTAATGGGTTTCATCCTCAGATAAGGGAACTAAAACCTTGAGTTTAATAGATTCAGTGGCTGATTACTGTTTAACCATTTTATGAGGCAAATCATTAGCACTAGCAATAGCATTGCTCTCCTCATGGAACATTAACCAAACCGCTCTCAGTGCctttctaaccaatgagacactTCAATAGCCATAAGAATGTTCCTCAGCGGACAAACCTAGGAAGATAAACAAATGCTATACTGATGCTCAAAGTTAGGTTATAGTCAGGCCTACTCAAATTTATCTTTACATAGTCTGTGAATTctcaaccctgtgtgtgtgtgtctgtctgggcctGGCCAGAAAGTGTCTCAGattgctgatctaagatcaggtcccccgtgtccatgtaatcttatccattatgatctaaaagggaaAAAGAATCCTCGATCAGCACTTCTACTTTGAAGTGCTTTTTGAATATGGTCCCTTATCCATGATAGGTCCATCGTGATGTCAAAGTGTAGTGA is part of the Salmo trutta chromosome 31, fSalTru1.1, whole genome shotgun sequence genome and encodes:
- the LOC115169670 gene encoding 5'-AMP-activated protein kinase subunit gamma-1 isoform X4 yields the protein MPIQLHPVHRDLRAFTSPILDAESGGSEKDGSPKGEVCCHSASLTKGLFVRGGAAGVSQPSSPMFAPAHSQSRTSPGSSRTIFPYPSTHRSPPKSPCRLNFSGIFRSSSNSSSNSSIKLFSRTRKVSGISSSPTPPSTPTQAPSQSMLFPQEVHQSVPERLGRSLSSPPPDTGQRLSLPASAKPPMSSSPIPYAFPLTQATSQPNFYGLFEGMLEKLELDDDGVAAEPDSDIYMRFMKSHSCYDIVPTSSKLVVFDTGLQVKKAFFALVANGVRAAPLWDSERQCFVGMLTITDFIIILHRYYKSPLVQIYELEDHKLETWREVYLQETFKPLVNISPESSIFDAVYSLIKNKIHRLPVIDPVTGNPLYILTHKRILKFLQLFVREMPKPAFMKQTLGELGIGTYKNIAFIHPDTPIIKALQIFVERRVSALPVVDVSGKVVDIYSKFDVINLAAEKTYNNLDVTVTQALRHRWQYFEGVMQCHKLDTLETIVDRIVKAEVHRLVVVDDRSAIEGIISLSDILQALVLSPADACREEGLLE
- the LOC115169670 gene encoding 5'-AMP-activated protein kinase subunit gamma-1 isoform X3; this translates as MRKPNPCYEEEYRDLRAFTSPILDAESGGSEKDGSPKGEVCCHSASLTKGLFVRGGAAGVSQPSSPMFAPAHSQSRTSPGSSRTIFPYPSTHRSPPKSPCRLNFSGIFRSSSNSSSNSSIKLFSRTRKVSGISSSPTPPSTPTQAPSQSMLFPQEVHQSVPERLGRSLSSPPPDTGQRLSLPASAKPPMSSSPIPYAFPLTQATSQPNFYGLFEGMLEKLELDDDGVAAEPDSDIYMRFMKSHSCYDIVPTSSKLVVFDTGLQVKKAFFALVANGVRAAPLWDSERQCFVGMLTITDFIIILHRYYKSPLVQIYELEDHKLETWREVYLQETFKPLVNISPESSIFDAVYSLIKNKIHRLPVIDPVTGNPLYILTHKRILKFLQLFVREMPKPAFMKQTLGELGIGTYKNIAFIHPDTPIIKALQIFVERRVSALPVVDVSGKVVDIYSKFDVINLAAEKTYNNLDVTVTQALRHRWQYFEGVMQCHKLDTLETIVDRIVKAEVHRLVVVDDRSAIEGIISLSDILQALVLSPADACREEGLLE
- the LOC115169670 gene encoding 5'-AMP-activated protein kinase subunit gamma-1 isoform X5; the protein is MKRFGSLRRSKKRKEQDLLAEGRRQSEPPCLPVSGISSSPTPPSTPTQAPSQSMLFPQEVHQSVPERLGRSLSSPPPDTGQRLSLPASAKPPMSSSPIPYAFPLTQATSQPNFYGLFEGMLEKLELDDDGVAAEPDSDIYMRFMKSHSCYDIVPTSSKLVVFDTGLQVKKAFFALVANGVRAAPLWDSERQCFVGMLTITDFIIILHRYYKSPLVQIYELEDHKLETWREVYLQETFKPLVNISPESSIFDAVYSLIKNKIHRLPVIDPVTGNPLYILTHKRILKFLQLFVREMPKPAFMKQTLGELGIGTYKNIAFIHPDTPIIKALQIFVERRVSALPVVDVSGKVVDIYSKFDVINLAAEKTYNNLDVTVTQALRHRWQYFEGVMQCHKLDTLETIVDRIVKAEVHRLVVVDDRSAIEGIISLSDILQALVLSPADACREEGLLE
- the LOC115169670 gene encoding 5'-AMP-activated protein kinase subunit gamma-2 isoform X6; its protein translation is MLEKLELDDDGVAAEPDSDIYMRFMKSHSCYDIVPTSSKLVVFDTGLQVKKAFFALVANGVRAAPLWDSERQCFVGMLTITDFIIILHRYYKSPLVQIYELEDHKLETWREVYLQETFKPLVNISPESSIFDAVYSLIKNKIHRLPVIDPVTGNPLYILTHKRILKFLQLFVREMPKPAFMKQTLGELGIGTYKNIAFIHPDTPIIKALQIFVERRVSALPVVDVSGKVVDIYSKFDVINLAAEKTYNNLDVTVTQALRHRWQYFEGVMQCHKLDTLETIVDRIVKAEVHRLVVVDDRSAIEGIISLSDILQALVLSPADACREEGLLE